The region CGATGGGGGATGGCTATCAGCTAGTCCAGAGTCTATTGGCGGTTGCCTCAGGGGGCGTTTTGGGTGCCGGGTATGGCTTTTCCCAGCAAAAGCTCTCCTACTTACCGATTCAGCACACTGACTTTATTTTTGCGGTTTATGCGGAAGAAACAGGGTTAGTGGGCTGTCTACTGCTGTTGGCACTGTTGATGGCCTACGGTTGGCTGGGAATGCGAGTGGTGAATCGGGCGCGGGATGCCCTAATCCAGCTCACTGCTTTGGGGGCAACGGTGATGATGCTCCTCCAAGCCCTGATTAATATCAGTGTAGCCATTGGTCTGTTGCCAACAACGGGATTACCCTTTCCCTTCTTTAGCTATGGGGGTAGCTCAATGATGGCCAGTATGGCGATCGCTGGCCTGTTGATTCGCTGTGCCCGCGAAGGGCAGCAGGCAGAGGTGATTGCCTTCCCTGGTGCGACAAAAGCTCGCTCCAGAACCTCCAGAAGCACCCGCCGCCGTGCTGTTCCCGTGGTCCCCTTGCGTCCCGAAGGAATCAATAAACCCTAGGCTGACACTTCACGGCCATCTTGACACCACACGGCAATGACCGCAGGCCGAGGCACCACGACTTGGTCACCATAGGGCCAGCGTGTTCACAGGTCAAACCCGCAGCGCCAAAAAGAGGGCTGTTTTCAAAACAGCGCGGCGGCTCAAGGCACGGGATAGCAGATCACCAAAATACTCGCCCATGGGTAGCCGAAAATCTCTTTACTCTAGGTACCAGTTCATAGGTTAGGGAAACGTGGCGGAAATTAGGTTAGGTGGAGCCTAGATACTGTCGTCACGAGATTGATGCCCAAATGGCGATACAACGGATGTGCACAGCAGCAAGGAAAGAAGCCGTATTTTTGGCGTATCGCGTGGCAATACCTCGCCAACGCTTGAGATGCAAAAAAGCATTCTCAACCAGATGACGAAGCCGATACAACTGCTTGTCGCATTCACGTCGCTGTCTGCGATGTCTGCGCGAAGGGATGACAGGCTGCATCCCATGCTCTTTGGCTTGGGCGATGAGGGCATCACTGTCGTAGCCTTTGTCCGCCAACAGGTACTTTGCATCGATTCCTTCGATCAAGGTTGCAGCTTGGCGACAATCCGCAGTGGTACCTGCTGTGATAACCATTCGCAGCGGCATACCATGCGCATCCACGGCCAGATGTATCTTGGTATTGAGCCCCCTTTTGTACGGCCCATGTCTTGGTTGCCGCCTTTGGCCCCTGTGGCATGAGGGTGGACTTTGACATGAGTAGCATCGATGATCAACCATTCGTAATCGGGCTCGTCGATCAACTGCTCAAGGACCTTTTCCCACACGCCTTTGTCTCGCCAGCGGCAGAACCTTCGATGCACGTTCTTCCAATCTCCGTACTCCGGGGGTAAATCCCGCCAAGGGGCGCCGGTGCGCAGTATCCAGAACACCGCATTGATGAACTGCCGGTTGTCTTTCGCCACACCCCCCCAGCTCCCTCGGCGTCCAGGTAGATGCGGTTCCAACCGCTCCCAAACCCGGTCGGAAATATCGTGGCGACGGTAGTCAGGTGTCCTCATGGCACGGTCCTATAATACAGTCCAGACACACGCTCAGTATCTCATAAACTCGTGACGGCACTATCTAAGAAACGGGAAAAAACCTGTTAAGACAAGGCAGCGGCTAGGAGTTTTTGCGTGTAGGGATGCTGCGGATGAGCAAAGAGCTGTGCCGTGGGGGCGAGTTCGACAATTTTGCCACGATACATGACCGCAACGCGATCGCAAAAACGACGGGCGATCGCCAGATCGTGGGTGATAAAGAGATAGGTCAGTTGCAACTGTTCCTTTAACTCCTGCATTAGCGCCAGCACCTGGGCTTGAATATGGGCATCGAGCATACTCACCGGTTCATCACAGATCACCAGTTGGGGGTGGGTAATTAGGGCACGGGCGATCGCCACCCGCTGGCGTTGTCCCCCCGACAGGGCATGAGGATAGCGATGCAGGTAGGCTTCAGCCGGGGTCAATTCCACCTGCATCAACATCTCACGCACCCGTTCCTGGGCCGCCCGTTTCGCCATCAGCCGATGAATGAGCAGTGGCTCCAGCAAATTTTGCGCCACGGTCATTTTGGGGTTTAGGCAGGCATGGGGGTCTTGGAAAATCATTTGCAGATCGCGGCGGGTTCGGCGCAGTTGGGCCGCTGACAATTGAGTTAAACTGCGCCCCAAAAAGACCACGTCACCGGCATTGGCGGGAATCAGTTGCAGAATTAAGCGCGAAAGTGTACTTTTGCCACAGCCAGACTCACCCACAAGGCCAAGGGTTTCGCCCCGCCGCAGCGTGAGGTCAACGCCATCCACCGCCCGAATCGTGGTTTGCGGTTGTAACCATCCCCCCAAGCGGTAGTGCCGCTGTAGATTCTCAACCCGCAGCAGTTCCGGAGCAGTGTCTAAGGGTGGAGGCTGTGGAGAGGTGAGTTGGGTAGCCGCAAGTAAGGATTGGGTATAAGGGTGCTGTGGCCGTTGCAGCACTTGGTGAGCCGCTCCCAGTTCCATAATTTTGCCTTGGTGCATGACCGCCAGGCGATCGCAATACTTGGCCATCAATGCCAGATCATGGGAAATGAGTAACAGTCCCCGCTGCTCCTGTTGGCACAGGCGCGTGAGTTCCTCCAGAATTTCTGCGGCGACGGTCACATCCAGCGCCGTTGTCGGTTCATCGGCAATGATCAGGGGTGGGTTCAATAACAAGGCAAGGGCGATCGCCACCCGTTGACGCATCCCCCCACTCAACTCATGGGGGTATTGATGGAGGCGATTGGCAGGAATTTTCACCCGCTCCAGCACCTCAATGATGCGCTGCCGCCGTTGGGGACGACTCCAAGAAAACCAATGACTCCGCAATAGCTCATCGCAGTGGTCATAGATGCTCATCAGCGGATTGAGGCGCGTCATCGGATCCTGAAAGACCAAGCCAATTTGCTCGCCCCGCAGTCGCTGCAATTGGGAAGCACTCAGCCCCAAAAGGGATTGCCCCTGAAGTGCGATCTGGCCAAAGATCTGCGACCCTGGCGGCAATAACCGCAAAATGGCCTTGCCAATGGTGGACTTGCCACAACCCGACGCCCCCACCAAGCCAAACCGCTCCCCTGCAGCCACACAAAAAGAAACACCATCCACTACGAATGTTGCAGCAGATGATGTCTCCATTCTAGGGTAGGCGACCCGCAGTTCCCTGAGTTCTAAAAGAGTCGCCATAGGCTGGTGATCCTAGGCAGGTTCGATGCTGGCGTAAAAGACCCCTTGAATTTTTACTTCGTGAGGTTCGTGGGCACCCATATCATCATCGGAGAGTTGCTCACTTTCAAAGGTGCCAGCAATTTCACCGGTGCGGCCATCCACTTTCGCCACATTCAGAGAAATTTGACCCTTCGTGAGGGAGAAGCGTTTGACATTGGCGCGAGCCAGTTCTTCTTCTTTAGCTTGGGGAAGGGCGATCGCCGAGTCATAACCGGAGGCCAAGCCCCGTCCTTTGGGATCGAGGAAGTTGGCGGTGCGGTAGGAAGGAACGTTGAATTCCCCCTTGAAATCCGTTGAAGTAGTGATGCTGGTAACGTTGGGCTGAGTACTCGCCACCAAGTTTTTCACTGTAAACAGCAGTGGGATGCGCTCACCACCCGCCATTTGCACTGTCACTGGTTGGAAATCAATCCCATCCTCTTCCACAAACGTCAGACTGCCATCGCTGTTGACCTTGAGTTCCCCTTGAATTTGATCCAAGCTCGTGGTTTCGCGGGTCACCAGTTTGGTGGGCACAAATTCGGCCTCTTGGCGTTTGTTCTTAGGCTCTTCCTTGACCAAAAATGTCGTCGGCTGCAAGCACAGTCGAGCAATGCGATAGGTTTGGGAACTATCAATGGGATAGGCACCACGGGCCGTATCATCCAGGGTGGGGCACTTGTTGGCCAGACCTGTACCGACAATATCGTCATAGGTTAAAGTCTGTTTTGCGGCAAAGGCGGGGGCGCTCAAGGAAAAAATCCCTAGACATACCGCCAGCAGAGTCGCCATTAAAATGCGATATTTCATGGTTAACCTCAGAAGTCAAAGCATCTCAAAGCAATCAGAGTGTGGGAGATACCCCTGCGTAAGAGTCCAGTGAAGGCAGCCATGCAACTACCTTATCAATCCATGATTATACGGAGGTTTGCGATCGCCTCAGAAAGGAAATTTTCGCAATATTTTAATTCCAAAAAAGTAAAAATGATGGGCGTTTCCTCCCTGGTCGGGCAAAGCCAGCGAACTATCTAAAGGATGAACAAACTAGAATCGGGAGTTGAGCGCAGGATAACAGCGGATGGTGAGTGGTTTCCATGAGTAACAATGGCCAATGGATGAGGTCCAAATGCGTACTGCTAAAGGCTGACGATTGGTAGGGGCAATTTCCTGCAACAAAAGTTTCTGCAGAGAAGGGGCGCGATCGCCCCCATGGATTAAAGGGAGCAAACAGAACCCAAAGATTCCAGAGATAATAGAGATAATTAGGGTGCGACGCGAAAGCTAGCCAGATGATTGTCCCACTAGCCCAACAAGCTAGAACGGGACCGGTTGTGCCCCCAACCGTAGCCTAGGGAGGCATGCGTGACTGGTAACGGTCAGGTATGAAGCCCTCCCGACAACGTAGCCCGAACCGCAAGGTTGAAGCCGAATCCGTGAGGAGGAAGCAACTTCACCAGCGTCAGGTGATAGGGAGCTAGGCTTGAGGGTATGGTGAACGTAAGTGAAGTGACGCCAGAAGCCTCGTTACTCTCAGCAGGCCAAAGACGCTGACAGGCCTGGGCCAAAATGGCAAGTGGACGGCTACACCTCTCCTAATTAGGTGTACGGGGACATTAGCTCCACCGGGGTAAAGTCACCACCTAACCCCTCGCGTCATCTGGTTGGAACGCGGTAAGCCCGTACTTCCGCCTTGATAGGCCAAGCACAAGGCAAGTGGACTGCGAGGAACACCCATGGAAGTGCGGGTAGAGGAGACGGGAAAAAGCGAATGCTAGCCTGTAATGGGTTAGATAGGGATTGAGAATGCTGGCAGGACATTCAACATCATCCCACTCGAAAGAGGGCAGACTTCCCGTCGGTTCCCCATTACGAGAAAATCTATAGAACCTCCCTAATGGTGACAAAGCAGTGCGACGCGAAAGCTAGCCAGATGATTGTCCCACTAGCCCAACAAGCTAGAACGGGACCGGTTGTTCCCCCAACCGTAGCCTAAGGAGGCATGCGTGACTGGTAACGGTCAGGTATGAAGCCCTCCCGACAATGAAGCCCGAACCGGAAGGTTGGAGCCGAATCCGTGAGGAGGAAGCAACTTCACCAGCGTCAGGTGATAGGGAGCTAGGCTTGAGGGTATGGTGAACGCAAGTGAAGTGACGCTAGAAGCCTCGTTACTCCAAGCAGGCCAAAGATGCTGATAGGCCTGAGCCAAAATGGCAAAGCGGATTGGATTCACTGCTTGCTTTTCAGTGAACGGGGACAGCAACTCCGCCGGGGTATAGTCACCACCTAACCCCTCGTGTCATCTGGTTGGAACGCGGTAAGCCCGTATCTTCGCCTTGAACATTCAAGGCAGGCAAACCGTAAGGAATGCTGATGGGGGTGCGGGTAGAGGAGGTGGGAAAAAGCGAATGCTAGCCTGTAATGGGCTAGATAGGGATTGAGAATGCTGGCAGGACATTCAACATCATCCCACTCGAAAGAGGGCAGACTTCCCGCCGGTCCCCCCTTACGAGAAAGTCTATAGAACCTTCCTAATGGTGACAATGCAAATGGCGGTGATCTTGAGTCACTGGTGCGGTCACCAACCTGCTCAAAAGGTAGAGAGGCTGTAGATGAGTATCGTAAAGGTTGCATGCACAACCGGTTCCTCTTAAATGAGGGGTCCTGGGGGGCTCGAGCCGGATGCGGGGAAACTTGCACGTCCGGTTCCTAGGGGGCTAGGGGGCAGCGATGCCCCCCTGCTACCCGACAATGGCGGTGACCTTGAGTCACTGGTGCGGTCACCAACCCTCCCACCAAGGGTAGGCAGGCTGTAGATGAGTATCGTAAAGGTTGTACACACAACCGGTTCCTCTTAAATGAGGGGTTTTGGGGGGCCTGAGCCGGATGCGAGGAAACTTGCACGTCCGGTTCTTAGGGGGCTAGGGGGCAGTAATGCCCCCCTGCTACCCGACTAACTTAGGAGTAACAACCAAGCAACGTCAGCCTTGCCTGCTTGGAATCTCGCCAGCCAATTTCCCTCCGAGGCAACATATGTCAGAACCCCACCGCGACACCAAGATTGGCCAAGTGCTCATGAACCGGTATCAGCTCACGGAGTTAATTGGCAAAGGCTCAATGGGGCGGGTCTATCGCGCAGAAGATATTCTCCTTGGGGGTGTTCCCGTTGCCGTTAAATTCCTGTCGCAAACCCTGCTCAACGATCGCATGAAAACCCGCTTTGCCCAAGAGGCGCGGGCGGGTGCGCTCCTTGGCCAGAAAAGTATGCACGTGGTGCGGGTGCTCGACTACGGCATGAATAACGAGGAAATTCCCTTCTACGTCATGGAATTTTTAGAGGGAGAAAACCTCAGTGATTTGCTCCTAGAAGAACCCCTGCCCTTAAGCCGATTTCTGCGCATTGCACGGCACATGTGCCTTGGTCTTCAGGTAGCCCATGAAGGAATTATCATCGAAGGCCAAAAATGCCCGATTATTCACCGGGACATCAAACCCAGTAATGTCCTTGTGATTCAGGATGGCACGATGGGGGAACTTGCCAAGCTATTAGATTTTGGGATTGCCAAATTTTTGGGGGATGTCCCTGAAAAGGGTCAAACCTCGTCGTTTATGGGCACTTTGGCCTATTGTTCGCCAGAACAGATTGAAGGGCGGGAATTGGATCACCGCTCGGACATCTACAGTCTTGGCATCACCATGTATGAGTTACTCACAGGCAAGATGCCCATTCAAGCGGAAAGCCACTCCATCGGTAGTTGGTTTAAGGCGCACCACTTCCAAAAGCCCATTCCCTTCAATGTGGCCAGTCCGGGGCTGCATCTTCCCCCTGCCCTTGAGGAACTGATCATGGCCTGTATGGCCAAATCCCCCAGCGATCGCCCCCAAAATGTTGCGGAAATTATCAAAGTTCTCACGGCCCTTGAGGACCAGTTTGGCAGTACTCGAGTCACTCAGCCGGGGGTAGAGGTGGGCGCAAAAGTATCTCAACCCTTAGAACGCCAATCTCAACCGCCTGTTGCCCTGGCAACGGTTGAGGAAGTCTGCTGGCAAAGTGTTTGGCCTGCGGATAAACCCGTAGCGGAAATTGTCTTTCCCATGCCCTTGTATGCCCAACGGGAATCAGCGGCGTCGCTGTGGGTGATGTTGCCTCGGTCAGAGATTGATCGGCGCATGCTGAATCTTCGCTACAACCAGTTTCTCTTCACCACCAGTCCCCACCCGATGATCCTCTGGATTACCGCCATCTATGATCCCCAGCAAGGTCCCCGCTGGTTGCCCTGTTATTTGGATATGAAACTGCCACGCAATCAGGAGCTCTGCCTTTTACTCTCGGAAACAGGTTATTACCCGCTGCTCTTTTTCTCCCTTGAGGATCCACAACACTGCATCAATGTCCGCACGTTTACGATCGCGACCTTTCAGCGGCAACTCCTACGGGACTGGCTGCAAACCAGTAAAAACTTACCCAGTTCGGCCCCAGCGGTTGTGAGCCGTAATCTCCTTAAGGCAGAATTTGAAAACTACAAGCCCCAAATCCTGGCCAAGCTAGAGAACGTGAAGATGGCTACAGTCATTGATTAGGGATACCGCGATCGCTCTCTAGGGCAGCAATAGAGAAAAATATATTAAGACTTGTTGCGGAATTGGTAAAGAATTGTTACAGTGAGGGTACAGGGTTCGATCAGGAGTCAAAACCATGGAAGATACCAAAACCATTAAAGCTGAAGACCGGAATGCATGGGTGTTTGGATTTACCCCCCAAGCTGAAATTTGGAACGGTCGCCTGGCCATGATTGGCTTTGTGGCGGCGCTGCTCACAGAACTGATCACCAAACAAGGTGTGCTTCACTTCTGGGGTCTCCTCTAGACCTTAACTCTCTCCCAATTTTCAGCGGTCAAAGTGTCATTTTGAGGTCAGTAATGGCCTCTTTTTTTGGGCCAATTGAGGGCTTAACACCACTTTTTCCCCAAAGAGAGCACACAGATCAAACACGAAAGACTAGGTAAAGGAGAGGATGGCTCTCCCTTCATAACATGCCAATGCTAAGAACGGTAGCGGGAAGCTCCGCGGTCAAAGCACCTATTGAAGGATCTTGTAATTGAGAGTTTGTGAATCTAGGAGTGATTTACCCGGGGAATCCCTAGACTGTAGTTGCGCACACGACTATTGAGGTTGTAGCCAATTTCCCCTTGCATAAGTAAGGAGCGAATAAAGTGCTCCAAGTCTGAGCCAATCCGCCGCAAATTGTATTCCGTCAAGTCTTCCCCTGCGGCATTGGCCACCAATTCCCGAAACTTGGCTTCTACTTTTGCAAGGGCGGCTTCGTTCCACTCCAATTCGTTATCGGGATCCACATTCAGCGTCAGCGTTTCGGTATCAGGATGAACTTCACCATCTACCACATGGCCGGCATAGATGTGAACGTGGCGTGTTGTGGACTTCAATAGCATGGCTAACCCAATGATGAGTGGACAGTAGTTGGTAAACGCTTCTACTATACCAAGAATCTTTTCAAGGAAAGTTTAGCAAAACTGATGCCTGAGCCCAAGAATCAATAATGCAACTGATCTAGTTTCTATAGGGCTTTTGGCGAGCGATCGCTGAACATAAAAGATACAAGGGGCAATTGCCCCCTCTATCAATCCAGATTTTAGGTGCCTCGCAAAATTTCCCATTTGCGGATGGAGTAGGCTGGCTGATTCTTGCCTGCCCGTGGTTGCTACCAGCGCCGCCACCCACCCGCCCAAGGGAGAGGGCCACTGGGGGGACGAATGTTCATCACCCCACCATTGGCGCAAGTCATACTAAAGGCGTCAAAATCGCGCTTACCCTATTTGCCCACAACTGTAAGGTTTCACTCGGCTGAATTGATGAAACCAAAGTAGCCCCGCATCCACAATCGCTTGGCCAGTATCCTCATCGAGGATAAAGTTATTGCTAACGACGCTGCGAACTTGCCGCGAATTGTTATCCCCTGAAAGTTAGTCAAATGGCAATCAGCGTTACCGACTGGCCAAAGCTGCCGGCCATTGGTGAAAGAATGCCCCCGTGATACTGATGAAAAGAGGAAGCGCAAACCTCGATCAACTTTCACAAACATTTTTCCTAAACGTTTTGGCTAAGGAGGCAGGAGACAAATTGACAAAAGGCAAGCAAATAACCACACTTGTTCCTTGACCCAGACAACTGCGAATTTCGCGTTGTCCTCGATGGGCATCGACAATTTGCTTGACGCTCCCTAGCCCGAAACCAATTCCCTGCAGTGGTTCCTGACCTTGGTAAAGGCGATCAAAGCACCCGCAGCCATGGGGAAGTGTGGCTTCTGGAATACCGCTCCCCCTATTCACGACAGCAATTTGAACATCGCAATCCGCAACTGTCGAGCAAAAGGCTGACCATTCGCCAGCTGTCCTTGGAGCCAAAAATAAAAAATAAAAGGTCACTGACTAGGGGTGCAGCCATTTGAGAAATGTTGGTTAGATTTTGCTCCACTGTTATCAGAGATTCAAGAGCCGTTGCTTGATCTGAAGTGCCATGTGAATGGGCTGTCGCTGATGGGGATCATGAATACACATTCCTAAAGGCGGGGGCGATCGCCGGTATAAAAAACTATGGTAACCATGTTGAAATCCCATTGTAATTAGACAATAAAGAGCCAAGTTCAGTTCAGTGTAAGTTTAGGGTTGAGCAGAAGGGGAAGGCGTGCTTAACTGAGTAAAGAGTTTTTAACACTTGCTGCTATGCCCTTGATAATGTCACTTTTGCAACCTTTGCTTGCCGATGTGGCAGCAGAATCAGTGAACCTAGCGGAAGCGGGTCCATTGATCTTGGCAGCTGTTCTGCTGAGTCTAGTGGTGATCTACTTTGCCAGCAAAGTCGGCGGTGAAATTTGTGCCCGCATTAACTTTCCACCCGTACTGGGGGAATTGGTAGGGGGTGTGGTCGTTGGTATTTCCGTCTTGCACCTGTTGGTGTTTTCTGAAGGGGGAACAACGGAACCCTCGCTTCTGACGACCTTTATCCAACAGACGGCAGGCATGGATGGCGCTGTCGCTGCAGTAGTTGCCAATACCGCCAGCGAAGTCATTTCCGTCCTCTCGGAAATTGGCGTCATGATCCTGCTCTTTGAGATTGGCTTGGAGTCGGATTTAGAGGGCCTGCTCAAGGTGGGTCCGCAAGCGGCTGTCGTTGCCGTCGTAGGGGTGATCGCTCCCTTTGTTGCCGGCACCCTTGGCCTTGTGACGCTGTTTCATGTGGACTTGGTACCCGCCATTTTTGCCGGGGCGGCTCTCACGGCAACCAGTATCGGAATCACGGCCAAAGTCCTTGCGGAGATTCAACGGCTAACTTCCCCGGAAGGTCAAATTATCATTGGGGCAGCGGTTCTGGATGACATTCTTGGCATTATTGTGCTGGCAGTGGTGGCGAGTCTAGCCAAAACCGGCACAGTCGAGATCAGCAATGTAATCTATCTGATGATTAGCTCCGTCGTGTTTTTGGTGGGTTCTGTGGTGGTGGGGCGGCTGCTGAGTCCTTTCTTTTTGGGGATGGTCGATCGCCTGAGCACACGCGGTAACTTGCTGGTTCCCTCCTTGATCTTTGCCTTTGTTCTGGGTTATATCGCTGTGATTCTGCAACTGGAAGCGATTCTTGGTGCGTTTACCGCTGGCTTAGTCCTTGGGGAAACGGAAAAACGGCGGGAGCTAGAGGAGCAGATTTTGCCCATTGCCGATATGTTGGTGCCGGTGTTCTTTGTCTGTGTTGGCGCCCGCACCGATATCAGTGTTTTGAATCCCCTAGAACCGGCCAATCGTGCGGGTCTGATCATTGCCTCTTTCCTCGTGCTGGTGGCCATTGTTGGTAAGGTGGTAACAGGAGCAACGGTCTTTGGTCAGCCGGGAATTAACCGATGGGCGATCGGCATTGGCATGGTGCCACGCGGCGAAGTGGGATTGATTTTTGCCGCTGTCGGGTCTGTCAGTGGTGTCCTCTCGAAGGCTTTAGATGCCGGCATTATCGTGATGGTGATTGTGACCACGTTCGTTGCGCCACCTCTGTTGCGTTTGGTCTTTAAGCCAGGGGCCACAGAGGCGTTACCAACCTCGGATGTTGCAGTGGAGTCTCCCCCAGAAGGATAGCAATGGAGCCGATTACGGTCATTGGTGGTGGTTTAGCCGGTACAGAAGCGGCTTGGCAAATTGCCCGTGCCGGTCTGCCGGTGGTCCTCTATGAAATGCGGCCGCAAGTGGCTAGTCCAGCCCACCATACGGCGGAGTTGGCAGAGTTGGTGTGCAGTAATTCCTTTGGTGCTAAGGCGAGCGATCGCGCCACGGGGCTATTACACCATGAACTGCGTGCCCTGGGGTCGTTGATTATTGCCACTGCCGATCGCCATCAAGTGCCTGCCGGAGGCGCCCTAGCGGTGGATCGCGCCCACTTTAGTCGTGAGTTGACTGAAACCCTTGAAAATCATCCCCTTGTGACAGTGCGGCGCGAAGAACTGCCCCACCTTCCAGAAAGCGGGATTGTGGTCTTAGCCACCGGCCCCCTGACCAGTGAAGCCCTGAGTGCCGATCTGCAATGCTTTACCGGACTGGACTACCTGAGTTTTTTTGATGCCGCCAGCCCAATTGTGGTCGGAGAGTCCATTAACCGCGAGGTGGCCTTTTTGGCTTCCCGCTATGACCGCGGCGAAGCGGCTTATCTCAACTGTCCCTTCAGTGCTGAAGAATACCAGCGGTTTTGGCAGGCGCTCTGTGAAGCCAAACAGGCGCCCCTAAAGGACTTTGAGCGCGAGAATGCCCAATTTTTTGAGGCTTGCCTACCCGTAGAGGAATTGGCGCGGCGAGGGGTGGATACGCTGCGGTTTGGCCCTTTGAAACCTGTGGGCTTGCGGGATCCACGTACGGGGGAGCGTCCCTATGCGGTGGCACAACTGCGCCAGGAGGATCGCCATGGCCAACTATGGAACTTGGTGGGTTTTCAAACCAATCTGCGCTGGGGGGAGCAGCAGCGGGTCTTTCGTATGATCCCCGGCTTAGAGCAGGCGGAGTTTGTGCGCATGGGGGTGATGCACCGCAATACCTTCTTAAATGCACCGAAGTTGTTGAAGGCCAGTCTTCAGTTTCGCGATCGCCCCACCCTCTTGGCAGCGGGTCAAATTACCGGTACCGAAGGTTATACGGCGGCAGCAGCAGGGGGCTGGTTAGCGGGAACGAACGCGGCTCGCTTGGCACGGGGACTTGCACCCTTGGTATTGCCCCCAACAACAATGGCTGGTGCCCTCTTTCACTACATCAGTACGGCTGAGAGCAAAACCTTCCAGCCCATGCCCCCCAACTTTGGCATTTTGCCCCCCCTAGAACAACCAGTGCGTCAAAAGGCATTGCGCTATGCCGCCTATCGCGATCGCGCCCTCAAAGATTTAAGCACCTGGGCAACAGCGATGTCGCTGCCCCTACAGCCTCTAGCGTTAGATGGGTGCGATCCTGCTGCCGTTGAAGCTGGAGCCTAAGATAAGCTGGCGGCAAGGTTGGCAAGCGATCGGGCCACTCAATGGCAACAATCCCCGGATCCATTTCTTCGCCGAGCCAATAGCGTTCCGGTGCCAAGGCTGCCACTTCAGCAGGCGTCAGGCGATAGAGATCAAAGTGATAGAGGGGTACACGCCCTTCGGGGTATTCCTGAATCAGCGTGAAGGTGGGGCTTTGAATGACATCCTCAATGTTCAATCCCTCCCCCAAGGCTTGCACAAACGTGGTTTTTCCTGCCCCAAGCTCTCCCGCCAACAGGAGCACTGTCCCCGGCGGCAGCCATGTCCCCCACTGACGCCCTAAGGCTTGCAGTT is a window of Thermosynechococcus vestitus BP-1 DNA encoding:
- the tsaE gene encoding tRNA (adenosine(37)-N6)-threonylcarbamoyltransferase complex ATPase subunit type 1 TsaE; translated protein: MRNLNLSLAELQALGRQWGTWLPPGTVLLLAGELGAGKTTFVQALGEGLNIEDVIQSPTFTLIQEYPEGRVPLYHFDLYRLTPAEVAALAPERYWLGEEMDPGIVAIEWPDRLPTLPPAYLRLQLQRQQDRTHLTLEAVGAATSLLPRCLNL
- the trmFO gene encoding FADH(2)-oxidizing methylenetetrahydrofolate--tRNA-(uracil(54)-C(5))-methyltransferase TrmFO; translated protein: MEPITVIGGGLAGTEAAWQIARAGLPVVLYEMRPQVASPAHHTAELAELVCSNSFGAKASDRATGLLHHELRALGSLIIATADRHQVPAGGALAVDRAHFSRELTETLENHPLVTVRREELPHLPESGIVVLATGPLTSEALSADLQCFTGLDYLSFFDAASPIVVGESINREVAFLASRYDRGEAAYLNCPFSAEEYQRFWQALCEAKQAPLKDFERENAQFFEACLPVEELARRGVDTLRFGPLKPVGLRDPRTGERPYAVAQLRQEDRHGQLWNLVGFQTNLRWGEQQRVFRMIPGLEQAEFVRMGVMHRNTFLNAPKLLKASLQFRDRPTLLAAGQITGTEGYTAAAAGGWLAGTNAARLARGLAPLVLPPTTMAGALFHYISTAESKTFQPMPPNFGILPPLEQPVRQKALRYAAYRDRALKDLSTWATAMSLPLQPLALDGCDPAAVEAGA